The window GTCACATATGCAGAGCGATGAAAAATGGAGACCCTTTGACAAGCAGCACAAAACTGAAGTCATGGGCATTGTTAATGTAACACCAGATTCTTTTTCAGACGGCGGTGCCTATAATACAGTGGTATCGGCAGTAGATCATGCCCTAGCGCTCGTCAATGATGGTGCAGACATTTTAGATATTGGTGGCGAATCGACTCGTCCTGGTGCGGATTATGTGGATGAGGCAGAGGAAACCAACAGGGTTGTCCCGGTGATCGAAGCGTTGGTGGAAAAAACCGATCGACCTGTCTCGATTGATACGTACAAAAGTAAAACGGCTGAGGCGGCAGTAAACGCCGGAGCATCTATAATTAATGATGTGTGGGGCGGGT of the Litoribacterium kuwaitense genome contains:
- the folP gene encoding dihydropteroate synthase — protein: MSHMQSDEKWRPFDKQHKTEVMGIVNVTPDSFSDGGAYNTVVSAVDHALALVNDGADILDIGGESTRPGADYVDEAEETNRVVPVIEALVEKTDRPVSIDTYKSKTAEAAVNAGASIINDVWGGLYDPEILDVAAATKAKLIITHNRKDRNYTDFMTDVCEDLRRQIEAAKKRGVQKEQIILDPGVGFAKSPAQNIEVIRHLDDIAVWG